The Klebsiella sp. RHBSTW-00484 genome includes a window with the following:
- a CDS encoding YhcH/YjgK/YiaL family protein — MIVGNLGALPLAGLPPALWQILSHPDASLQALSAREDGRWQPEGCGWFCNIGEAHTQPAAQRHTEYHHQWADIQVMLSGCEVINAGMLCVAQDDDEERKPDLFIARDCQHPVAITLRAGDFAVFLPGEPHQALCAVDAPATVRKAVFKVPREMLEG; from the coding sequence ATGATCGTCGGAAATCTTGGCGCCCTGCCGCTGGCAGGGCTTCCCCCCGCGCTGTGGCAAATATTGTCGCACCCGGACGCTTCGTTACAGGCGCTAAGCGCCAGGGAAGACGGACGCTGGCAACCGGAGGGTTGTGGCTGGTTTTGCAATATCGGCGAGGCGCATACCCAACCTGCCGCACAGCGCCACACCGAATATCACCATCAATGGGCCGATATTCAGGTGATGCTGTCGGGCTGCGAGGTGATTAACGCGGGAATGCTCTGCGTCGCGCAGGATGACGATGAAGAGCGCAAACCGGATCTGTTTATCGCCCGTGATTGCCAGCATCCGGTAGCCATCACCCTGCGTGCCGGTGATTTTGCAGTCTTCCTGCCTGGCGAGCCCCATCAGGCGCTGTGCGCGGTTGACGCGCCAGCCACGGTGCGCAAAGCGGTCTTTAAAGTGCCGCGTGAAATGCTGGAAGGGTAA
- a CDS encoding sialidase family protein, which translates to MSVVTAIRDGMICQHEQDARVETAMLPSSCPQNHAANLLPLPDGSLMCVWFGGTQEGVADISVWGSRLLPESRQWSDAVKLSTDASRSEQNPVLFLAPDNVLWLLWTAQISGNQDTAIVRYRQSTDLGQTWGEIATLLDKPGTFIRQPITVLENGNWLLPVFYCRTQPGEKWVGNDDISAVKISSDQGKTWRDVEVPQSLGCVHMNITALPGGTLVALFRSRWADNIYYSQSVDHGESWSVPEPTELPNNNSSIQVTTLASGELALVFNHMSAAGALERRASLYDEIDDGDNSRKEPEATNGRTAFWGAPRAPMTVAISADGGKTWPWQRNLDEGDGYCMTNNSLDKRNREFSYPSIKQGADGSLHIAYTWFRQAIKYVHVSPQWVKESAR; encoded by the coding sequence ATGTCTGTAGTAACCGCAATTCGTGACGGGATGATTTGTCAGCATGAACAAGATGCGCGTGTGGAAACCGCGATGCTGCCGTCATCTTGCCCGCAAAACCATGCAGCTAACCTGCTGCCGCTGCCGGATGGCTCGCTGATGTGCGTGTGGTTTGGCGGTACCCAGGAAGGCGTTGCCGACATCTCCGTTTGGGGCTCGCGCCTGCTCCCGGAAAGCCGTCAGTGGAGCGATGCGGTGAAACTGTCCACTGATGCCAGCCGCTCCGAGCAGAACCCGGTACTGTTCCTGGCTCCGGATAACGTGCTGTGGCTGCTGTGGACCGCGCAGATCTCCGGCAACCAGGACACCGCCATCGTGCGTTATCGCCAGTCGACCGACCTGGGCCAGACCTGGGGCGAGATTGCCACCCTACTCGACAAACCCGGTACTTTTATTCGCCAGCCGATTACGGTGCTGGAGAACGGCAACTGGCTGCTACCGGTGTTTTATTGCCGCACTCAGCCGGGCGAAAAATGGGTTGGCAACGATGATATCAGCGCCGTCAAAATTTCCTCCGACCAGGGCAAAACCTGGCGCGACGTCGAAGTACCGCAAAGCCTCGGCTGCGTGCATATGAATATCACCGCCCTGCCAGGCGGCACGCTTGTCGCACTATTCCGCAGCCGCTGGGCCGACAATATCTACTACAGCCAGTCGGTAGACCATGGCGAAAGCTGGTCAGTACCGGAACCGACCGAGCTGCCTAACAACAACTCCTCGATCCAGGTGACCACTCTTGCCAGCGGCGAACTGGCACTGGTGTTTAACCACATGAGCGCAGCCGGGGCGCTGGAACGTCGTGCGTCGCTTTACGATGAAATCGACGATGGCGATAACAGCCGCAAAGAGCCGGAAGCCACCAATGGCCGCACCGCTTTCTGGGGCGCACCGCGTGCGCCGATGACCGTGGCTATCTCTGCCGATGGCGGTAAAACCTGGCCGTGGCAGCGTAACCTCGATGAAGGTGACGGCTACTGCATGACCAATAACTCGCTGGATAAACGTAACCGCGAGTTCTCCTACCCGAGCATCAAGCAAGGCGCGGACGGTTCGCTGCACATTGCCTACACCTGGTTCCGTCAGGCGATTAAATACGTGCACGTTTCCCCGCAATGGGTGAAGGAGTCCGCCCGATGA
- a CDS encoding TerC family protein: MFIWMLDPEIWLTLVTLTFLEIILGVDNIIFLSLVVAKLPPHQQNMARKLGLGGAMVMRVLLLVSIAWLAHITVPLFTIANFVVSVRTIILFVGGCFLIYKSLQEIRGELMQEEESHGGSQGQISLAGAIVQIMLLDIVFSLDSVITAVGLSQHIFIMITAVIIAVGIMMFAAKTIGDFVNNTPTMKMLALTFLLLVGALLVADSLEVHIAKGYLYFAIFFSLTVETLNIVRTKKIIKASQQDEAYDSLQLNK; this comes from the coding sequence ATGTTTATATGGATGCTTGACCCTGAAATATGGTTGACGCTGGTTACGCTCACCTTTCTGGAAATTATTCTCGGGGTCGATAATATTATTTTCCTCTCGCTGGTGGTGGCAAAACTTCCGCCACATCAGCAAAATATGGCCCGAAAGTTGGGATTAGGCGGCGCGATGGTAATGCGCGTGTTATTGCTGGTGTCGATTGCCTGGCTTGCGCACATTACGGTTCCGCTATTTACCATTGCGAATTTTGTCGTTTCAGTTCGCACAATCATTTTATTTGTTGGCGGTTGTTTCCTTATTTACAAATCGCTGCAGGAGATCCGCGGCGAACTGATGCAGGAAGAGGAGTCGCATGGCGGCAGCCAGGGCCAGATCTCGCTGGCAGGCGCTATCGTTCAGATCATGCTGCTGGATATTGTCTTCAGCCTGGACTCTGTGATCACCGCTGTCGGTTTGTCACAACATATTTTCATCATGATTACCGCCGTGATTATTGCCGTGGGCATAATGATGTTCGCCGCTAAAACCATTGGTGATTTTGTCAATAACACGCCAACCATGAAAATGCTGGCATTAACCTTTTTGTTGCTGGTCGGCGCATTATTGGTTGCCGATAGCCTGGAAGTCCATATTGCGAAGGGATATCTCTATTTTGCTATTTTCTTCTCCCTGACCGTAGAAACATTAAATATCGTTCGCACTAAAAAAATCATTAAGGCTTCGCAGCAGGATGAAGCTTACGACTCATTACAGCTCAATAAATAA
- a CDS encoding dihydrodipicolinate synthase family protein, with translation MSNAITGVLTAIVTPFTADGAVNIPALKQQVQRQLAAGNGIFCGGTNGEFFVLNEAEKVAVAKACVEEVAGRAHVVAHIGEVSTRETIRLGKQIEKLGVDAVSVITPWFVPLKQDELISHYTAIADDLSVPVFLYNIPARTGNTIEPQTARTLAKHPNIIGVKDSAGSYESLKGFLDAVQDIADFNVLNGPDSLIHQGFVDGCSACISGLANVAPKEINAIWANFNAGDVDGSRLAQESVTGLRTDLYKVAFSPAAVKKALQLMGHEVGDSRYAVSFTPAQCEQIKQVIAKYIS, from the coding sequence ATGAGCAATGCAATTACTGGCGTACTGACCGCCATTGTGACCCCTTTTACCGCCGATGGCGCAGTGAATATTCCGGCGCTGAAGCAGCAGGTCCAACGTCAGCTCGCCGCAGGAAACGGTATTTTTTGCGGCGGTACCAACGGCGAGTTTTTTGTGTTGAATGAAGCGGAAAAAGTCGCGGTTGCCAAAGCCTGCGTTGAAGAAGTGGCCGGGCGCGCCCACGTGGTGGCGCATATTGGCGAAGTGTCGACTCGCGAAACCATTCGTTTGGGTAAGCAGATTGAAAAGCTGGGCGTCGATGCGGTTTCGGTGATCACGCCGTGGTTTGTGCCGCTGAAGCAAGATGAGCTTATCAGCCACTACACCGCCATCGCTGACGACCTGAGCGTTCCGGTATTTCTCTACAACATTCCGGCACGTACTGGCAACACCATCGAACCGCAGACCGCGCGCACGCTGGCAAAACACCCGAACATTATCGGCGTCAAAGATAGCGCTGGCAGCTACGAAAGCCTGAAGGGCTTCCTTGATGCGGTGCAGGATATTGCCGATTTCAACGTGCTGAACGGTCCTGACTCGCTGATCCACCAGGGCTTCGTTGACGGCTGTTCCGCCTGTATTTCCGGGCTGGCCAACGTCGCGCCGAAAGAGATCAACGCCATCTGGGCAAACTTTAACGCGGGCGATGTTGACGGCTCCCGCCTGGCTCAGGAGAGCGTGACCGGACTACGTACCGATCTTTATAAAGTGGCGTTCTCCCCGGCAGCAGTGAAAAAAGCATTGCAGCTGATGGGCCATGAGGTTGGCGATAGCCGCTATGCGGTCAGCTTTACGCCAGCGCAGTGTGAGCAAATTAAACAGGTTATTGCTAAATATATTTCCTGA
- a CDS encoding iron-containing alcohol dehydrogenase — MATINSTVISGAGAFTALVPLLAGKQRILLITDANVGKLDAAQQIRAILEGEGRQVQVIDAVPAEPSQHDMAQIQNLVGASQPELVVGIGGGSVLDVTKLLSVLLHPCSPGLDALLAGEKPQQKVMSLLIPATAGTGSEATPNAILAIPEQNTKVGIISPVLLPDYVALLPELTTSMPAHIASSTGIDALCHLIECFTSTVANPVSDNAALIGLRKLVRNIELSVTEPQNLTAKLEMLWASYYGGVAINHAGTHLVHALSYPLGGKYHLPHGVANAILLAPCMKVVRPHAVAKFAQVWDLIPDADQTLSEEEKSHALVEWLAALVKRLQLPDNLAALGVPQESIIELSEAALNVKRLMNNAPCSVSQDQVQAVYRTLFPEQ, encoded by the coding sequence GTGGCAACCATTAACAGCACTGTGATTAGCGGCGCGGGCGCGTTTACTGCCCTGGTTCCGTTGCTGGCAGGTAAACAGCGCATTTTGCTGATCACCGACGCCAACGTCGGCAAACTTGACGCTGCTCAGCAAATCCGCGCGATTCTGGAAGGTGAAGGACGTCAGGTACAGGTGATTGATGCGGTCCCTGCCGAGCCGAGCCAGCATGATATGGCGCAGATCCAGAACCTCGTTGGCGCAAGTCAGCCGGAATTAGTGGTCGGTATCGGCGGAGGTAGCGTCCTCGACGTGACCAAACTGCTCTCCGTTTTGCTGCATCCTTGCTCGCCGGGGCTGGACGCGCTGCTGGCAGGTGAAAAGCCGCAGCAAAAAGTGATGTCGCTGTTAATTCCTGCCACGGCGGGCACCGGCTCGGAAGCCACGCCGAACGCGATCCTGGCGATCCCGGAACAGAACACCAAGGTGGGGATTATCTCGCCGGTTTTGCTGCCGGATTATGTTGCCCTGCTGCCGGAACTGACCACCAGCATGCCCGCGCATATCGCCTCTTCGACCGGCATTGACGCACTGTGCCACCTGATTGAGTGCTTTACCTCAACCGTCGCTAACCCGGTTAGCGATAACGCGGCGCTGATTGGCCTGCGCAAACTGGTACGCAATATCGAGCTTTCGGTGACCGAGCCGCAGAATCTGACCGCGAAGCTGGAAATGCTGTGGGCCTCATATTATGGCGGCGTGGCAATTAACCATGCGGGCACCCATCTGGTCCACGCCCTCTCCTATCCGCTTGGCGGCAAATACCACCTGCCGCACGGCGTGGCTAACGCCATCCTGCTGGCACCTTGTATGAAGGTGGTGCGTCCGCACGCGGTAGCGAAGTTTGCGCAAGTCTGGGATTTGATCCCCGACGCCGACCAGACCCTCAGCGAGGAAGAGAAATCTCATGCGCTGGTTGAGTGGCTTGCCGCACTAGTAAAACGCCTGCAGCTACCGGATAACCTTGCCGCGCTGGGCGTACCGCAGGAGAGCATCATTGAGCTGAGCGAAGCGGCGCTTAACGTCAAACGTTTAATGAATAACGCGCCGTGCAGCGTGAGCCAGGATCAGGTCCAGGCGGTTTATCGCACCCTATTTCCAGAACAATAA